Proteins co-encoded in one Balearica regulorum gibbericeps isolate bBalReg1 chromosome 16, bBalReg1.pri, whole genome shotgun sequence genomic window:
- the CCM2L gene encoding cerebral cavernous malformations 2 protein-like isoform X1, which produces MDCEAKKGKKGFVSPIKRLVFPKAARRPAVRSSVYRRPLHSVPLYPPDYLIDPQILLHDYVEKEVKFLGHLTWVTASLNPSSRDEVLQLLDTARQLKELPLQTTPEQDSILSLSARCLLLTWRDNEELILRIPTHEIAAASYLRDDALHLLILKTGLGVDPVPAGAHPEAAPAGLPEAFPVEKRPGGSWPEGGRLGGPMERRHTICSLDWRAARGGQEGRQGGSLERRRGGSWERRQRGRPSGSWERRQPCGGSWERRRTGTAGGSWERGTGFGSWERRHAGSNPLDPQEPCPDAYSNLIILAVPNRDAAEESCALICQVFQIIYGDQSIECVDRAGYHYTSTPTRPWLSSRSESCRTDGTYGYDADFSCCSSFSNDSHETFEAYYSGASSPSFHQSHHSLATACSGSDQSGAGLEQLQDYMVTLRNKLSPQEIQQFALLLREYRLGTPVQEYCGELLRLYGDRRKFLLLGMRPFIPDQDIGYFETFLESIGIREGGILTDSFGRIKRSMSNTSASAVRSYDSCSLRSESESFNRMITDITHDIEALARDEEEEEEEEEDNYL; this is translated from the exons ATGGACTGTGAGGccaagaagggaaagaag GGCTTCGTGTCGCCCATCAAGCGGCTGGTTTTCCCCAAGGCGGCTCGGAGGCCGGCTGTCCGCAGCAGCGTCTACCGGCGGCCACTACACTCGGTGCCCCTCTACCCTCCTGACTACCTGATTGACCCCCAGATCCTGCTGCATGACTACGTGGAGAAGGAGGTGAAG TTTTTAGGCCACCTGACATGGGTGACAGCCTCCCTTAACCCCTCCAGCCGGGATgaggtgctgcagctgctggacaCAGCCAGG cagctgaaagagtTGCCGCTGCAGACGACGCCAGAGCAGGACAGCATCCTCAGCCTCTCTGCACGCTGCCTCCTGCTCACCTGGCGCGACAACGAGGAGCTCATCCTGCGCATCCCCACCCACGAGATCGCGGCTGCATCCTACCTGCGCGATGACGCCCTGCACCTCCTCATCCTCAAAACTG GCCTGGGAGTGGACCCGGTCCCCGCCGGAGCGCACCCCGAGGCGGCCCCGGCCGGCCTGCCGGAGGCGTTCCCCGTCGAGAAGCGGCCGGGGGGCTCGTGGCCGGAGGGGGGGCGGCTGGGGGGCCCTATGGAGCGGCGGCACACCATCTGCAGCCTGGACtggcgggcggcgcggggggggcaggagggccGGCAGGGCGGCAGCctggagcggcggcggggcggcagcTGGGAGCGGCGGCAGCGCGGGCGGCCCTCGGGCAGCTGGGAGCGGCGGCAGCCCTGCGGCGGCAGCTGGGAGCGGCGGCGGACCGGCACCGCCGGCGGCAGCTGGGAGCGCGGCACCGGCTTTGGCAGCTGGGAGCGGCGGCACGCCGGCAGCAACCCCCTGGACCCTCAGGAGCCCTGCCCCGACGCCTACTCCAACCTCATCATCCTCGCCGTGCCCAACAGG GACGCCGCCGAGGAGTCCTGCGCGCTCATCTGCCAGGTATTCCAGATCATCTACGGGGACCAGAGCATCGAGTGCGTGGACCGCGCCGGGTACCACTACACCTCCACGCCCACGCGGCCCTGGCTCTCCAGCAGGA gcGAGAGCTGCCGCACAGACGGGACATACGGCTATGACGCCgacttcagctgctgcagctcctt CAGCAACGACTCCCATGAAACCTTCGAAGCGTATTACAGCGGTGCCTCCTCGCCCTCCTTCCATCAGTCCCACCACAGCCTGGCCACTGCCTGCAGTGGCAGTGACCAGAGTGgcgcagggctggagcagctgcaggactACATGGTGACG CTGCGCAACAAGCTGTCGCCACAGGAGATCCAGCAGTTCGCCCTCCTGCTCCGCGAGTATCGACTGGGCACGCCAGTGCAGGAATACTGCGGGGAGCTCCTGCGCCTCTATGGGGACCGCAGGAAATTCCTTCTCCTGG GAATGAGGCCCTTCATCCCTGACCAAGACATCGGGTACTTTGAGACCTTCCTGGAGAGCATCGGCATCCGGGAGGGCGGGATCCTCACCGACAGCTTCGGCCGCATCAAGCGCAGCATGAGCAACACGTCGGCCTCGGCTGTGCGCAGCTACGACAGCTGTTCCCTGCGCTCTGAGTCCGAGTCCTTCAACCGCATGATCACGGACATCACCCATGACATCGAGGCACTGGCGCGGgacgaggaagaggaggaggaggaggaagaggacaaCTACCTGTGA
- the CCM2L gene encoding cerebral cavernous malformations 2 protein-like isoform X2 yields the protein MDCEAKKGKKGFVSPIKRLVFPKAARRPAVRSSVYRRPLHSVPLYPPDYLIDPQILLHDYVEKEVKFLGHLTWVTASLNPSSRDEVLQLLDTARQLKELPLQTTPEQDSILSLSARCLLLTWRDNEELILRIPTHEIAAASYLRDDALHLLILKTGLGVDPVPAGAHPEAAPAGLPEAFPVEKRPGGSWPEGGRLGGPMERRHTICSLDWRAARGGQEGRQGGSLERRRGGSWERRQRGRPSGSWERRQPCGGSWERRRTGTAGGSWERGTGFGSWERRHAGSNPLDPQEPCPDAYSNLIILAVPNRDAAEESCALICQVFQIIYGDQSIECVDRAGYHYTSTPTRPWLSSRSESCRTDGTYGYDADFSCCSSFNDSHETFEAYYSGASSPSFHQSHHSLATACSGSDQSGAGLEQLQDYMVTLRNKLSPQEIQQFALLLREYRLGTPVQEYCGELLRLYGDRRKFLLLGMRPFIPDQDIGYFETFLESIGIREGGILTDSFGRIKRSMSNTSASAVRSYDSCSLRSESESFNRMITDITHDIEALARDEEEEEEEEEDNYL from the exons ATGGACTGTGAGGccaagaagggaaagaag GGCTTCGTGTCGCCCATCAAGCGGCTGGTTTTCCCCAAGGCGGCTCGGAGGCCGGCTGTCCGCAGCAGCGTCTACCGGCGGCCACTACACTCGGTGCCCCTCTACCCTCCTGACTACCTGATTGACCCCCAGATCCTGCTGCATGACTACGTGGAGAAGGAGGTGAAG TTTTTAGGCCACCTGACATGGGTGACAGCCTCCCTTAACCCCTCCAGCCGGGATgaggtgctgcagctgctggacaCAGCCAGG cagctgaaagagtTGCCGCTGCAGACGACGCCAGAGCAGGACAGCATCCTCAGCCTCTCTGCACGCTGCCTCCTGCTCACCTGGCGCGACAACGAGGAGCTCATCCTGCGCATCCCCACCCACGAGATCGCGGCTGCATCCTACCTGCGCGATGACGCCCTGCACCTCCTCATCCTCAAAACTG GCCTGGGAGTGGACCCGGTCCCCGCCGGAGCGCACCCCGAGGCGGCCCCGGCCGGCCTGCCGGAGGCGTTCCCCGTCGAGAAGCGGCCGGGGGGCTCGTGGCCGGAGGGGGGGCGGCTGGGGGGCCCTATGGAGCGGCGGCACACCATCTGCAGCCTGGACtggcgggcggcgcggggggggcaggagggccGGCAGGGCGGCAGCctggagcggcggcggggcggcagcTGGGAGCGGCGGCAGCGCGGGCGGCCCTCGGGCAGCTGGGAGCGGCGGCAGCCCTGCGGCGGCAGCTGGGAGCGGCGGCGGACCGGCACCGCCGGCGGCAGCTGGGAGCGCGGCACCGGCTTTGGCAGCTGGGAGCGGCGGCACGCCGGCAGCAACCCCCTGGACCCTCAGGAGCCCTGCCCCGACGCCTACTCCAACCTCATCATCCTCGCCGTGCCCAACAGG GACGCCGCCGAGGAGTCCTGCGCGCTCATCTGCCAGGTATTCCAGATCATCTACGGGGACCAGAGCATCGAGTGCGTGGACCGCGCCGGGTACCACTACACCTCCACGCCCACGCGGCCCTGGCTCTCCAGCAGGA gcGAGAGCTGCCGCACAGACGGGACATACGGCTATGACGCCgacttcagctgctgcagctcctt CAACGACTCCCATGAAACCTTCGAAGCGTATTACAGCGGTGCCTCCTCGCCCTCCTTCCATCAGTCCCACCACAGCCTGGCCACTGCCTGCAGTGGCAGTGACCAGAGTGgcgcagggctggagcagctgcaggactACATGGTGACG CTGCGCAACAAGCTGTCGCCACAGGAGATCCAGCAGTTCGCCCTCCTGCTCCGCGAGTATCGACTGGGCACGCCAGTGCAGGAATACTGCGGGGAGCTCCTGCGCCTCTATGGGGACCGCAGGAAATTCCTTCTCCTGG GAATGAGGCCCTTCATCCCTGACCAAGACATCGGGTACTTTGAGACCTTCCTGGAGAGCATCGGCATCCGGGAGGGCGGGATCCTCACCGACAGCTTCGGCCGCATCAAGCGCAGCATGAGCAACACGTCGGCCTCGGCTGTGCGCAGCTACGACAGCTGTTCCCTGCGCTCTGAGTCCGAGTCCTTCAACCGCATGATCACGGACATCACCCATGACATCGAGGCACTGGCGCGGgacgaggaagaggaggaggaggaggaagaggacaaCTACCTGTGA
- the XKR7 gene encoding XK-related protein 7, with protein sequence MAAKSDGGGGGPAVRLESPQGGGERRAGGAAPPTRRYRLRDGCWVLCALLVCFADGASDLWLAAHYYVRGQRWWFGLTLLFVLLPSLVVQLLSFRWFVYDFAASTKDSAGSTKDSARGPRGCCRLCVWLLQGLIHLLQLGQVWRYLRTLYLGLQSRWQAEHRRRHFYWRMMFESADISMLRLLETFLKSAPQLVLQLSIMVQQNSIEPLQGFSASASLVSLAWMIASYQKVLRDSREDKMPMSYKGAVVQILWHLFTIAARAIAFALFASVFQLYFGIFIVTHWCIMTFWIIQGETDFCMSKWEEIIYNMVVGIIYIFCWFNVKEGRSRYRMCIYYVITLSENAALTVLWFLYYDRKTTSDFDALILVCVVSSSFALGIFFMFIYYCLLHPNGPMFGPHAGGCIFRQRPAPAPGSPTDAITSPPRSLPRTTGGERDGAPGERDSCVPVFQVRPRAPPAPAARAPRTEGPVIRIDLPRKKYPAWDAHFIDRRLRKTILALEYASPTTPRLQYRTPGAPQEVLEYETTV encoded by the exons ATGGCCGCGAAGTcggacggcggcggcggcggcccggccGTGCGGCTGGAGAGCCCGCAGGGCGGCGGCGagaggcgggcgggcggcgcggccccACCGACGCGGCGGTACCGGCTGCGGGACGGTTGCTGGGTGCTCTGCGCCCTCCTGGTCTGCTTCGCGGACGGCGCCTCGGACCTGTGGCTGGCGGCCCATTACTACGTGCGGGGGCAGCGGTGGTGGTTCGGGCTGACGCTGCTCTTCGTGCTGCTGCCCTCGCTGGTGGTGCAGCTGCTCAGCTTCAGGTGGTTCGTCTACGACTTCGCCGCCAGCACCAAGGACAGCGCCGGCAGCACCAAGGACAGCGCCCGCGGCCCCCGCGGCTGCTGCCGCCTCTGCgtctggctgctgcagggccTCATccacctgctgcagctggggcaggtCTGGAG GTACCTCCGCACGCTGTACCTGGGGCTGCAGAGCCGGTGGCAGGCTGAGCACCGCCGCCGGCACTTCTACTGGCGGATGATGTTTGAGAGCGCGGACATCAGCATGCTGCGGCTGCTGGAGACCTTCCTGAAGAGCGCGCCTCAGCTcgtgctgcagctcagcatcaTGGTGCAGCAGAACAGCATCGAGCCGCTGCAGG GGTTCTCAGCCTCGGCCTCGCTGGTCTCCCTGGCATGGATGATTGCCTCCTACCAGAAGGTGCTGCGGGACTCGCGGGAGGACAAGATGCCCATGTCCTACAAGGGCGCTGTGGTGCAGATTCTGTGGCACCTCTTCACCATCGCCGCCCGTGCCATCGCCTTTGCCCTCTTTGCCTCCGTGTTCCAGCTCTACTTCGGCATTTTCATTGTCACCCACTGGTGCATCATGACCTTCTGGATCATCCAGGGCGAGACAGACTTCTGCATGTCCAAGTGGGAGGAGATCATCTACAACATGGTGGTGGGCATCATCTACATCTTCTGCTGGTTCAATGTCAAGGAGGGACGGAGCCGCTACCGCATGTGCATCTACTACGTCATCACGCTGTCGGAGAACGCTGCCCTCACCGTCCTCTGGTTCCTCTACTACGACCGCAAGACCACCTCCGACTTTGACGCCTTAATCCTTGTCTGCGTGGTCAGCTCCAGCTTCGCCCTTGGCATCTTCTTTATGTTCATCTACTACTGCCTCTTGCACCCCAATGGCCCCATGTTCGGCCCCCATGCCGGGGGCTGCATTTTCCGGCAGCGGCCGGCCCCGGCACCGGGGTCCCCCACAGACGCCATCACCAGCCCCCCCCGCTCACTGCCGCGGACTACAGGGGGGGAGCGGGACGGGGCACCGGGGGAGCGGGACAGCTGCGTGCCCGTCTTCCAGGTGAGaccccgcgccccgccggcaCCGGCTGCCCGCGCCCCACGGACAGAGGGGCCCGTCATCCGCATTGACCTGCCCAGGAAGAAGTACCCGGCCTGGGACGCCCACTTCATCGACCGGCGCCTGCGGAAGACCATCCTGGCACTGGAGTACGCGTCGCCCACCACCCCGCGCCTGCAGTACCGCACCCCTGGTGCCCCCCAGGAGGTGCTGGAGTATGAGACCACCGTGTAG